From the genome of Solanum lycopersicum chromosome 12, SLM_r2.1:
tatAACTAATTATGGATATTACTAGTAAACAGTACCCAAaaacttgattaaaaaaaattcatacacattttatatatacagtgaatcatacaatGAGTCATACAAAATCCATATAGTGAATCATACAGTGAGTCATACAAAATCCATACaatgaatcatacacaattcatacagttatcatacacaattcatacagtgaatcatacataaaaaatacattatttatttaaacagaAATTTCATACATGGAATcatatacaattcatacattatttattttacacaaaaattgtattttaactattttatacccaaataacagaaaataaaaataacagaacataaaaaaaaattaaaaaattaacttttactaacctttgaacattttttgggtttaactgtttcttcttcttcttgtaaatGTGAAGTATCGATTTCAGATGCTCTtggttttttggattttgattttatcaatTCTTCCACAAAATCAGATTCAGACTCTTATGATTCCtcgatttcttttcctttccttttcattcCTCTTTCTTTCGTCGTTTTCTCAgattcatcttcttttttcttttctttcccttttctcttcttctcattttcctttggatgtttgtttgttttttttcctgTTGTTGATTTCACTGATCTAGATTTAACTTTAACAGATGAAGGTTGAGATTGTgtttgtgataaaattttgaaagatggagcATGAAAATCATTTGAACTTGCTTCTTCATTCAATCTTCTACTTTTTCTCGGTGTTTCGTTGCCTCTTTTAGACATTGTGCGGTTTGTTTATCGCAAGATTTGAAGATTTGAATGCAAATatttgagaattcttgaagaagacTGTTAAGAGAGATGAAAATGGTGAAAAGTTAGTCGTCCGAAAATGGAGAAAAGTTTAGGCGTGCGAAAATGGTGAAAAGTTTTGATAGGCGTGCAGatgtaatgattttgaaaagtgatggggaagaacaaaaatttggggaatataaatttttttttttaagataacGTTTTACAGTTTTAAACATAAAACTGTAATTGTTTTAGATTTTGATAAAATCCCTATAATTTTATAGTTatcttaaaaaaggtaactaaataatatttaatttaaattactttaattaagagttttgtttaaaaaaggtaacttaaaataataagtgTAATTAACTACATTGGTTTAAATatggtaattgaattatttaaataagttaattattattttaaaaaattaatgagaataatatattatttcttgatatgctataacttgataataatatgttataagtagtttattattaaaaaatttgtttataacttgatatttaacatcttaaatgtgtgtatagtgttatttttataattttttccatGTGTTATCCTCAACAATAAATACTTATTTTCCAAATCATTTTTCAAGACATCATTTAATAAGggataatttgataaaataccTACAGCAcgaattattttcttaaagagAAATTAAGCAAATactccataaaaataaaataattacaaatataaatataaagaggtatatatttacaattattttacttttatggaatatttatttagttttccCTTAATATAATAGACAAGTAAAGATTTAGAGAGAGTAATTAATAATTGAAGTTGAGTGCTCCTTTGTGGGATCCTTTTTCCACCAAAGGTAATGACATGAATCTATGCCtaattcacataaaaaatagaattttcaaTACTAAAAGGAACAAATGAAACCTACTTTTTCTCTCTCATAACCTTAGCTAGGTTTCATACTTTAAATCTATGATAATTATAGTCTATAAAAGTATGGTGACAAATAAATGAGTTAGGCCAAACCTAGAACAAGTCAAAACGAATTAAATTAGTGaatgaataataattcaatCCGTCTAAAATgtagcttttttttttatacaggTGATCacaacaaatatttaataacaacggtcgtatatatatgtaatgtatatataatgtattgatAATGTACATATAGTGTATAACCAAATTTATGTGATATCAATGTCGGCACGCTTATGATGAATTGACTATTTAAACTTTCacataattgataaaaattCGATTCTCCATCTTataattctcttttttattttttcttccgcaataaaataaataaaaaagagactACATGGGCTGATTCCTgaaaatgatattaaaaaacTAGAAGTACTTATGTGGaatataataaacatttatgaatgaatgaggtcatgCCACTATCAAATTAAAGGAGTAGTTAAGCTTAAAATCACAATCAAGGAAACATCACCTTTTTCATATGTTTGAAAATGATCCAAACATAATAgtgtaaaagaaatataaaaaataaataaatccaaaTATAAGTTTATTTAAATACTAAAGTATCACAATAATAAACACTTTTAATTTTGACAACAAAGGTAGATTCAACTTTAAACACTTTTATCTTTCATTAAattcaaaatgaattatttaGAATGCTTTTGtttatcaaaatattgaatattcATAAGCATAGTTTgaatgacttttatgaaagatgttatataAATCACAAAATAGATCATGTGATGTTATATAGTGCCTTATTACTAGGACTATGATTTGGATACTCTACTTTTCTTTCCTTTATACAACGTTAGTGACTTGAGCAACTTGTGCAACAACTACTCTATCTATTGGACAATAATCATCATCTTTTTGGACGTTCAAATCTTATTGATATCCGCGTGGATTTagctttttatatatatatatatatatatatatacacactctATTATTATTTCAGAGTGTGGTGAGATAGATAAAATTTCACTATTCGTAAATTAATAATCTCGAGTTTTCACCTGAAATTTTGTTAATGAAAACATTTTCTCTAAAGaaattttccttcaaaagaCAAATACACCTCATATAAAGTcaaattaatacatatattagttaAAATCTCTATTAAGGGTCATTttgtaattgtatatgtatcAACTCTTGTATAAATATCtcttatatgattaatgaatgtAGAGTTGAGGTTCTCTTTACATGGTATTAGGgccatacaaaaaaaaaaaaaccccacacttagaaaagaaaaagaaaaaacctaAGTATGCCGGGAACTTCAGCCCACGCCACTGCTTTTATTGTGCTTGTTGCTTCAGCCATAATTTGAGCAAGCAGAGATCCTGAGATTCAATCTCAGTACTATCACTTTGAAAAGAACTTTCACGTGTTTGGCCCACGAGACCACTACTATAATTTCATCAAATGAGAGTCTCATTTCTTGCAACTTGCTACCTAGTGCTACTACTATAATTAAATATACCCCCACAAATACCTCTCAAACAcatcacacaaaaaaaatatgcacaTGCAAAGGGAGAAAGAGGGCAACTATGATAAGCCTAAGAAACTCAAGAATTTCATGTCAATTAAAACActtcttattttcataaattttatcttcATTTCAGTTGGTCAAATATCAGGTGTATTACTTGTTAGAATTTATTACTTACATGGTGGAAAAAAAAAGTGGTTGCAAGCATTTTTGCTAACAGCAGGATTCCCAATCTTGATTCTACCAATTTCAATTTCTTAtctgaaaaaaagaaaaaaaattaccaatattaataataatattagattTTTTGTCACACCTAAATTAGCAATGTTTAGTGCTATTTTAGGCCTTCTTCTTGGTATTTGTAGCTACCTCTACACTTTTGGCATGTCCTATCTTCCTGTCTCGATCTCCTCTCTCCTATCTTCAACGTCCCTAGCATTCACCGCGATTTTCGCGTATTTCATGGTGAAACATAAATTCACAGATTATTCCGTGAACGCGGTGGTCTTGATGATGCTAGGTTCGATAATATTAGGGCTACATATGAATGGAGATCGTCCGATAGGTGAATCGAATCGACCATACGCATTAGGGTTTGTGATGACACTTGTTGGTGCGGCTCTTCATGGATTTGTAAATGCAGGAGTGGAGTATAGTCATGTTAAAGCTGGAGTTGTTGTCACGTTTGATTTTGTCATGCAAATGCAGTTTATTATATCCATGTTCTCAGCTTTGTTTTGTATCATCGCAATGATTATCAACAAAGATTTTCAGGTAATCGTctcaatcaaaattttaaaacggttAGAAAGGACCTACCTTTTTTTATGCGTAGTCATTATTTAGTGATctaataaaagttaaattatttatcttaCATTGGGAATTAATTAGTATGGCAAAGaaatcatcatattataataaaaaattttaatagttaaaagaatttaaattcataaaagcCGTGTAAACACTATATAAAGTAATGTTATCCTATCATTCCGATTTATAGGATTATGGTATGAATTAagcatgaattttattttattttaaatgaagaTTTCTGAAAATTATGGTATTAAATATGTCATTAACACTACATAACGGTCACTTTAAAAACATTACATATATGTACattctcattttaaaatcataaaattcaaaaatttcttttagttttcttCAACCTAATGCATAGTTAAACTAAGACGCTTAAGTTAACACGAAAGAAGTACTAGAGTTTAATATATATACGTTGTCCATGTAAATAATATGTACACGATACCATCAAATCTTCTTCACATATGATAGCAGGTAACCTCTCTTATTTGCTTGTAAGATTACAAATATCttcacttatttttagtatcttTTGAATGACCTGACAAcgtaaaaaaatcattttaaaagtatatatatgcaGGCCATCACTAGAGAAGCTGAAGAATTTGGATTAGGGCAAAGAAAGTACTATATGATATTAGGATTAACAGCAATATCTCTACAAATTATGATTATTGGAAATCTTGGGATGATTTTCTGCTCCTCAGCACTATTGTTAGGGATAGTAAATGCACTTCTTGTTCCAATACAACAAATATTTGCTGTTATGTTCTTGCCTGAGAGTTTCAATTCTGATAAGTGGATGGCTTTAGCTATGTGTCTTTGGGGTTTTGCTTCTTATTTCTATGGAGAATATAAAGAAAGCATAACCAACAAGGTTACAAAAGACAAACATGCTACCCTGCCAGACCAAGTTTAATTAAGTAATAATAATGTTGCTTCTTTCTCGTGTAGTCAGTGACGTATGCAgaattttatgttaaataatatattagtaGTACGTGTAAGAGTTTGGGTCGTTGGGTTTTTGTAAGACATTTATTTTCGATCACAAATCAATGTTTATTTTGCGTTACTTTTTAAGAGATGTGGTCGAttgaatatgtatttatattcgCGAAGccatgtattaaaaaaaaaatgaaaggatCTTATGTCATGGAAATTCAACAACTTATTTACTCTCTCAagttcatattaatttaattgttgagatttttttattattcaaaataagtgagtttaaaaaaataattaggatatttttctatattttacccTTTATTTACGAGGGTCTTAATTTTACCTACCTTACAATAGgtgaatatatatttgtgcatatatatatatatatatatatatatatttatatttatatatatatataaattgtcaaaaattctaaaagggtatatcaaactttttttaatcaaaagggCAAAATTATTTTCGACGGAGTGATTTTCTTCTGACAAAATTGACgtgttaatttgttttaaaaaaaacaccaaaatcgttgttccaaaa
Proteins encoded in this window:
- the LOC101247503 gene encoding purine permease 1-like; amino-acid sequence: MHMQREKEGNYDKPKKLKNFMSIKTLLIFINFIFISVGQISGVLLVRIYYLHGGKKKWLQAFLLTAGFPILILPISISYLKKRKKITNINNNIRFFVTPKLAMFSAILGLLLGICSYLYTFGMSYLPVSISSLLSSTSLAFTAIFAYFMVKHKFTDYSVNAVVLMMLGSIILGLHMNGDRPIGESNRPYALGFVMTLVGAALHGFVNAGVEYSHVKAGVVVTFDFVMQMQFIISMFSALFCIIAMIINKDFQAITREAEEFGLGQRKYYMILGLTAISLQIMIIGNLGMIFCSSALLLGIVNALLVPIQQIFAVMFLPESFNSDKWMALAMCLWGFASYFYGEYKESITNKVTKDKHATLPDQV